The Hypomesus transpacificus isolate Combined female chromosome 12, fHypTra1, whole genome shotgun sequence genome segment cctgtaactGGGGTCTGGacccagaaccacacacacacaactgtaacTGGGGTCTGGacccagaaccacacacacacacacctgtaactGGGGTCTGGACCCagaaccactcacacacacctgtaactGAGGTCCCAACCTTAAGTCCACCAACCCACTCTATGCCAACTGATATAACATGAAAAGGATGGTCCATCTGGTATGAGGAAGCTGGTTTACCAAACATCAAATGTTTCCTGTTTGGTTTGGTTACCAACCATTAgctgtttcctgtttggtttGGTTACCAACCATTAgctgtttcctgtttggtttGGTTACCAACCATTAGCTAATTCCTGTGGTTACCAGCCATTAGCTGTTTCCTGTTCGGTTACCAGGCATTAGGTGTTTCCTGCCTGCTGAAGTGACAGTGCCTCTCCCCTCTTCAGCCTGTACTCTACTGTGTGTAGCTGTCACCTGTGCCTCCTAGACAGTAGACACATCTATCTAGCACGCTTAAAGACTCAGTCTAGACAAGGCTATTGTGAGGATTTGTGAGGAAGCCAattgtttttaatgtttcagTACATCTCTGTATGGTGTATATCAGCTATAGCTAACTCTGTATGGTGTATATCAGCTATAGCTAACTCTGTATGGTGTATATCAGCTATAGCTAACTCTGTATGGTGTATATCAGCTGTAGCTAACTCTGTATGGTGTATATCAGCTATAGCTAACTCTGTATGGTGTATATCAGCTATAGCTAACTCTGTATGGTGTATATCAGCTATAGCTAACTCTGTATGGTGTATATCAGCTATAGCTAACTCTGTATGGTGTATATCAGCTATAGCTAACTCTGTATGGTGTATATCAGCTATAGCTAACTCTGTATGGTGTATATCAGCTATAGCTAACTCTGTATGGTGTATATCAGCTATAGCTAACTCTGTATGGTGTATATCAGCTATAGCTAACTCTGTATGGTGTATATCAGCTATATCTAACTCTGTATGGTGTATATCAGCTATAGCTAACTCTGTATGGAGTATATCAGCTATAGCTAACTCTGTATGGTGTATATCAGCTATAGCTAACTCTGTATGGTGTATATCAGCTATAGCTAACTCTGTATGGTGTATATCAGCTATAGCTAACTCTGTATGGTGTATATCAGCTATAGCTAACTCTGTATGGTGTATATCAGCTATAGCTAACTCTGTATGGTGTATATCAGCTATAGCTAACTCTGTATGGTGTATATCAGCTATAGCTAACTCTGTATGGTGTATATCAGCTATAGCTAACTCTGTATGGTGTATATCAGCTATAGCTAACTCTGTATGGTGTATATCAGCTATAGCTAACTCTGTATGGTGTATATCAGCTATAGCTAACGCGGCATCTGTTGTCAGTGTTTGCTGGTTTTTAATACGTGATAGAATTGTGTCGAAGTACGTCCTAATAAGTATTGTATATTGTATATCACATTGTACATTCAACATTGTATataatgtctttttttttcttacggAGACAGTATTAATCAGGAAAAAGTATTATTTacggtttgtttttttatcattGTTGTTTATGAGAATGTGAAAaggatattttttattttgcaaACCATACTGTCTGATAACTTATAAAATAGTACTTGTCTTAATATGTTTTCCCATACAAACTCATAGAGCTGACCTCCGCTCTGCTACTTTCTCTCACAATGTAGTATTCTGTACAGTCAAAGTTGCAATGTCTTTATGGTTTTTCATCAATGCAGAAAAAAGGCGAGTTTGGGGTCATTAAAAAGTGTGACGTTTTAACCTTTTGTGTTTTTAGCGTGGTGTGAAATGAGatgaaaaaacacaaacacacacacacacacacacacacacacagagggacagaCCTGAAGCGACAGCATGTCACTGCTGTGTAGCAGCAGTCTGCCATGTTTACATTCCCTCCGAgggacacgcgcacacacacacacacacacgcacacacacacaagggcagTTACAGTATCACACATCACCCCCGCTCAAGGACACTTTGGTGTGGCAAGGACACTGCTGCTGCAGCTTGTcacgttctcacacacacacacacactcacacagacgtgTACGAACACGTTCACACCTATTGTCAGAGGTGTGGGAcaaaggaggagaagacagcGCGTCAGAGACAGGCTGGCCCTgggctgctctctctcacacacgcagatGTAACACAGCGTgactcagtctgtctgtctgtgagggtgtgtTTTATTAAAACCATAAATCACTGGGTAATCAGATGGCATCTCAGAGGAGAACCACCGGGTTCCAAACCAACTTCTTGGATGGGAAGTATGTCTTTATGTGTGTTGAGGTCACCCCTCTCAttcatgaacacaaacacacacagaaatgcacacacacacacaaacatcagctACCAGGCTTTAAATGATTCATGTTATTGACCTATTTAACCACTGTCAATTAATTATTAATCATATAGGTAACAGTTGATACGAGACAAACTTCCACCTAACTGTAACCTTACATCGGTCTAACAAGCTTAAAAACAACAGATGATTCAGAGCCAACATATAGTGTGTGCACTACTATCAATCAAACAGGCCAGTTTTAACATAATTCATACTCTTTTGAACATAGGAgtgttgtaaaaaaaatgttataACAGCATAAACAtaaatagatatatatatatatatattttgtatttatattcCTCGTCATTAGTGTTGGGTTGGAAGGTGAGTTTGTAAACATTTCCAGGGGATCAGATACAGTTTCATGTCCCTGGTGGTTAAAtagcattattattattatgttataCAAAATAAATCTTAGTTACTCCACCGTCTTAGTCTTCATTGGTTCAGTGCAAACAAAATTAGGGTACAAAGAGTATTTTGATATTAACAGTATAATAATATGCTaccaaacaaaataaacaaatatgttGCAAACAACGGTAATATGTCAAAGATTAAACACAGATTTATGCTTGGGTAGTGTCATATCCTACTGTTATTGATTATGTTGTGTATATTTTCCACATATAATCAGGTTGCATGTTCGATATACATCTTTGTACAGTTAAAGCCCTCAGCCTggcccctcctccagtccttgGCAGTCCTGTGGGTCTTGGTACAGAACGTTAAGGAGGAGAGCACCAGAGGATCTTATCAAGCGGACAAGTCAACACGACAGCAGCTACTACACAAAACACCAATCAGAATCTCAGTTGTATTTTTCTCTCACCTGCTCCCATTCCCTCTCTGACATGTCCATCTCCTATATCTCTCTCTAGGTCCTCTTTCACTTAAAGCAGCGAGGGATAGATGGGTCCGATAAACAGGATGAATAATGGAACAAAAGGCACTCAGGAAGTATCTTAAGACCACAAGCAGACATCAGAAATTTTGAAAAGACAAATTGTTTcccgtctgtctgtttgtccggAAAAGTGAAAGACAAAGTGACTGTGATGAACCTGCAGTATAGATCACAAAGCAGTGGACTAGAGGAAGAAGCTACACACAAGACACATGCAGGTAACACTTTACCTTCAGTGCACATTAACTACATGAGCTACTGTGTATCTACAGAATACCTGCAGTCACCAACCATGTACTACTGTGGATACATACAGTAGCTATCCATGTACAAGTAAGGTACAGTGTGACTTGCATGCTTCAGAGCAAACGTAACTGATGTCATCACCTAGCTGCCAAGGGTGAGATATGACAGGGTTAATCACATgttggggtcaaaggtcactatTTAAAGTAGAACGGCCTGCGGTCAATCCCATTACGGTTCTGTTCAATATAAAGCTAGGCTGCAGTTACAGATAAGCAAATCATGCTAAAGTGTTTTTGCATATTAATGATAAGGACAAGATTGTTGCATCAAAAATGTCATGAAATCTCACTGACCCCAGGCTGACACCTCCCCTTAGCCAATCAAACACTCCCTCTAGCTGCAAAGTTTCTATAAGATGTCCACTTCCTGGAAAGGCATAATTTCTTTCCAACCAATAGGCTTCAGCACATGGGGCTCTGTATTGACACGTTCAGTCTCCATTTGTCAAAGTTTTGTCCATCATCCCTCAATAACTCACAGGCTGCtgtcctgattggctggctcCGTGGCAAACCTCCTGTGTCGAGGGGAAGTGGACGCCAGCCTGGTGGGCGAGGGGGAGGCATTGGTAGAGGAGTCACTGCCGCCCCCGTCGGAACCCaccgaggagagagaggagagatggggaactGGGGGGGCTCTCTTTCTGCCCGAGAACACCCCCCCTTCCAGAACCCCCTTCCTCTTTGCCCCCGACTCCCCCCCTGACCCCGCACCTTCTTCCTCTGACTGGACCCTCTGCCGCACGTCACCCGGACTGTCGGGGGGTTGCCGCTGCGATTCCGGAACACCCTCCGGGGTGACAACGGTGGCGGGAGTAACCGTGGCAGCGGCGGCCGCAGGAGTAACTGTGGCAGCGACAGCATAGGCCGTCCGGCTGGCCCAGAGCTCCATGACAGAGCCCCTCCGCtcggcctcctctcccccaaaCTCACACAGCGAGCGGCGGGCGTCCGGGGCCGGACCTGGCCCCGGACTGGGCCCCTCTAGCAGGCCCCTGCCCAGGCTGAAGCTCTGGAAATCCCGGTAACTGTGGAAGGACTCTGTGCGGCGGGCTCTGGCCAGCAGGGGGCTCTCTCTGTAGGGTCGCAGCGCTCCGTAGGTGGCCGTCTCCAGGATGGGCTCCTGGGCCtggagctggaggctggggtcaCACACGtgcaatcacacacatacaccgttTTAGGGATGTGTGTGAGACATGGATGGAcagaaaaggaaaggaaaaagCCAAAAGACAAAGATGGCATGGCAGAGAGGAGGATCAGGAAggcgagagagtgtgtgtgtgtctcagtaagGTCACTGACCTGGAACAGGACTCTCGGAGGCGGGTGTGATGTAGCACTGAGGGCGCGGGGCTAATGTTGGGTGTAGCACAGCGGGAAGTGCTGAGGTCACACTGGTCCAAGAGCTgcagcagctcctcctctgAAGGCCCACCCacttctgtcaatcaaaaggaagtcagaaacacagaaagccgaatcatcatcatcatcaccgtctctctgtctctccctctatatTTCCCTCACTTGCTCTTTTCACACTGTAAACTTttcaccacacccacacagatacacacccacacacagacacacacacagacacccacacacagacacccacacacagacacacacacagacacccacacacagacacacacagacacccacacacagacacacacacagtgctcccTCAccatccttcttcctctcctcccccctgctggcCGTATCCATGGCGGTGGTTAGGTCCCACAGCTGGATGCTCCCGTTGCCATGACCGGTGAACAGGTAGCAACGGGGTCGTGACCCCATCCTGCTGGAGCCCTCACACTCGCGCACCGTGAAACACGAGATGGTCGTCCCATCCACCGACTGCACCTCACagatcctacacacacacacacacagacacacacagacacagaactgCCTAAGAACACAGGGCAGTATTTATATAATCTGAACCTGACTGGCAAATTCCAGAGTCTGGTGTGAgatggctgtttgtgtgtgtgtgttacctctttCCAGTGGAGGATAGGCGTACAAACAGCTTGTTGGTGATAGGGATGACTTTCTGGATGAACACCTGctgatcatctctctctccaaatgGCCCTGAGAATCCCCACGGAGACAAGTCACACTCTGTCACCACGACAACTGTAGTTACTTACCcttctctctcgttccctcagacacctccctctccttccttccattcctccctcgctgcatccttctctcttctcgcCCTCCCTCactcaacccctctctctcctggatcCCCTCAATCTCTCTCACCCACGTCATTCCCAGAGGAGTAGCTTCCatggctctctgtctcctccagagAGAGAATCTTGAAGGAGGCCAAGGGGGTGGAGCCAGGCTGGGTGGAGATCATGCCTCGGAACCGAGTCACTGTCCATGTCCGCACGTGGTTGTTGTCAGCACAcactggaccacacacacacacgaaataCAGGAGTAATATAAAACGTTCCCATCGTATTTCTCACAATACTAATAGTAATACTGAATACTACTACTGTTTGGTCCTCCTCTCACCTGACACCAGGTGTTTCTCAGACAGCATGATCTTGGTGACGGGGCTGCGGTGCACGGTGAAGGTCTGGAAGAGCTGTGGCCCAGACCCCACCGTCTCCGGGTGCTGCACGATCACACGCACCGCTCCAGAACTGGTCCCGTAGGCGATCTCTATCCAGTTACCGCTgacacctggggggaggagggggggggggggggggggagccgggggaaggacaggaggagaaaggagaagaagaggggaaggaggacacAGAAAATGAAATAGGGCAGAtggtggaaggagaggaggaggtacgGGAAGTTACGAGGTATGGGATGATCGGAACAAAAGTTAAGaagtgtttgtacgtgtgtgctcACTGGTCTTGGGCGTGAGGTAGACACTGAGGGCGGTGATGGCGTCGTTGGAGGGGTCATGGTACAGCTCCGTCACCAGCAGGTCATTATCCTTCATCCTCAGAGGAAATTTCTGcatgtctaacacacacacacacacaaagggaagATGGTCGGTCACACACCTCtgtaactgtatgtgtgtgtgtctgtgtgtgtgtacctatgtAGTAGATGGAGCCATTGTTGCATCCGAGCAGCAGAAAGGATCCTGCAGTGTCACAGCTGGTGATAGGAACTACATCCTGAACCTGAGGAGCAGAGGACCacaggtcaaacacacacacacacacatcctcacggAGGTCCCCCACAACACACTCCTGATCTcgatcaagcacacacacacacacttgctctcaTTTCGTGcacccaggacaggacaggacatacCTGCCAGTGCTGTGTGACAGCATTCCAGACCCCCACCTTCCCTGTGTGACTGGTGGCCACCAGCTGGTTACCAATGAAGAAGAGAGAGTCCACTGGTACACCCAGACTAAacacacctgggggggggggggaggaggagggatagagggcaagcaggaagagggaggagaaggatgatTTACTTAATTGATAAATATTTAGCAAAAACgatctacacacaaacacacacgggaacacactggcacacacaccgaTCTCGTTGCCGTTCCCCCCGTCCTGTATGCTCCAGAGGATGATGTTGCTCTCGGAGGCGGCAGCCACCATCTTATCCTTGTCGCCATGGGGACCGCCTACCACCTTGGCGTTGAGCGCAATGCGTTCGATGGTCCAGTCCAGATACGGGCTGGTAAACACCTGCTGCCATCCAGAAGACTCCTtgatcctacacacacacacacagttgaaaaacacatgtatacatataatacaatacagtatagtatacatgcacacacacacaaatggacaaacacatgtatacatatacagtatacagtacagtatacatacacacatgcacacacacacaaaggttagGTAGAAAGGTGCAGGAGACGTGTGTAGAGAAAGTGAGGCTACCAAGACAGTCCCACTGAACACAGTGTCTACCTGTAACAGATGACGAAGTATGCATATGCTGCTACAATCCAGTTATGGTGTCCAGCTATGATCAGAACCTTCCTGGGGTCCACAACCGaacctgcacatacacacatgcacgcacacaaacaaagacgcacacacacacacacacacacacacacaagcacaaacaccgACAAGcccacatgcatgcacacacatacacacacagataatgtGTTACTAACAATCATTCTCTAAGTATAGACTCAAACCAAGAGGATTCAAAttaaatattgttttttttatatctaaTCTGACTGGCGGACCAGTGATAACTCTGGCAGAAACCAAGCTAACTGAGGGCATTCAAATCCACTGTCTTGTCTTGTTAACTCCATCACAAACCATCTCCTCACTAGCCATAGAACCAAGGGGGCAGAGTGCCGGCCTCTGATTGGTTGAGCGACAGGAACACAGTGTTCCAGTGTGTCTGGGGAGCAGagagcccagcccagccagcaCTACGCCTCATTACTCTGCCCTGCCTGCATGCATAGCCCTCCACAATAAAAGTCCCCTCTAACCCATCACTTTGACTTGTTTCCAACTGCCAGTCTGCCAAAATAAGAGTCCTCGTCACTTCACAGTATTTTCCTTCTCCAATTGCCTTGCTTCCTAAAATTAGAGCTTTCAAATACAAAGGCAGCTgcagctgtctgtgtgtcagtcagtATGTTTTCATGCTTTAGGTCTGGCACTGCATGTCTCTTTGCTCTAACATTTCTGAAGATAAGCTTCAAACACACAACTGTTGTTTTCTTAACCATTCTAAGGTAACCTGTCTTCCATAACCCCTTACCCCTGCctcccattctccctccctcattcttaTTTTATCCTCTTTATCCTACATCACTCCcttccaaccctccctcccttttgtaTTCCTCTATTACCCTCCCTCCCATCATtccttcactccctcactccccctcttACCAAGTCTGCTAGGTGTatctgtgtgggggggtccagggAGGGAGTGGTGAGGGGGGCTCCGGGGGAACCCGCCCTCGGCTCCACTGGGGCCCGGGCGCTCCTCTGGGGCGAGGCCAGAGGCTGCGGGGGCGGGGATGGCGGGGGGTGGGAGGTAACCATGGAACAGAACGCTGCCGCATGACGAGCGGTCCAGTTCCTCACATAGCAGCAGGCGacggactgcacacacacacacacacacagtaaatacaCAGTCTGCATACCTGGAATTAGTccttttgtttgagttttaaacCTTCACAGTTTACAGATAATCCTGAAGTACTGGTTGAGTCATGCTTCCAAAATCACTTGTCAGAGGCCATACCTAAGGGAGTAATCCCATAAAATTCGGCTTCATGTCGGAGGATATGAATGTTTACCCCCCtaaaaaagaagagaagataAGATCGTAAGGGTCTTTTTTCTTCAAATAAGTATCTAAACCAGAACACAACTCAAATATGAAGGGTTAAAGGCTGCTTTTACCGCAAATCCAGCTCTTTGGTTCGAAGAAAATTCAAGATGGGTGCAAAAACGCTGGGGTCCCTGTCGATAAATATCTAAAGGACAGGATGTGCATGTTAGGATGCTTGAATGACACTGCAGTTTTATAAAGGATTACTCGtaatcctcctcctcagactgAAGAAAACAGATCATAGTAATGCAAGTACTCACAGCTCCAGTTCCATCCCGCAATGTTGAGATCCTCCCACTCAGCAAACTGCAaattacatagacacacacagaaaggccgacacacacacaaacacacacacacacacacacacacacacacacacacacactgttaaccCAGTACTCCCAGGCCAGGCCAAACTGTCTCTGAGGCAGGCTGTGTCCACTCTGAGCCAGGTGTTAAGTCAACACACTGGTCGTGTTACTACCCACTACCAGTGAGGAGAACACTCAAGCCCTTATCCACCTTTCGTCCTGAGAGCAGTTCCAGTACTGGGAGGCTGCCCTTGTTGTTTTTGAGGGTTTGAGTTGGGCATCTGGTATTGGTGTGTGTAAGGCTATTATGTGTATAGGACTCAGTGACATGCTAAAAGGGGATCTAAAACTGATCTCATTTGTATTCATGTTTTtatgtcatttagcagatgcttttatccaaagtacaCATACAGTGAAGTCAACATAAATAAAACGCCCAGCATTCCAAACATTGTTCTATTTGCGTTTCATTGCaaatgtgtatacagtatatttgatCGTTAATAGGACATATCTACTGTTACAGAATGCTGCAGAAAAGATGAGAGACCATATTGAATAATTGATTATGCCTCATCACATTCAAGATTAGGAAGAGTATGAACCTTGGACTGGACAGtggacacacagatacagagcTCTAAATCAGTGATGACAATCGGTCTAAACGTGTCTGGTCACTGCCGACCACCCACCTTGAGAAGAAGCTGTCTGGGATCCACAtgagtgtctgtctggaggTGCTGAACCTACGAGGGAAGGACAACACAACGGACAGACACATTAGGAACATGACAAGGATCATGACAGTTAGAGACCGCATTGTTTTCGTCACACTACAAGGCCTGTAGACAGCACAATGCTTGAAATGGATACAGGTTTTACAATTTGTAATTACATGTCATGTCATTTGCTGTGCAGCTGCACCAACGCATGTTGCGTGCTGTAGCTACGTAATCCGATGAGAGCTACACAACGTCCCGTTTCAATCCAGAATTCAGCCCATGCTGCCTTTTATATAAGACATCGAAGAAACGGTCACGCAACCCACCCGTTTCTACAACTATGGAGTACATTGACTGCAGCCTTTAAACATgcatagagtgtgtgtgagtgtgtctgtgtgtgtattacctgGTCCCGCCGACGTTTAACTGAATTATTTCTCCCATCCCAGATGCTAAATTGTTGCCATTTGTAGCCATGTTTTCCTCCTGCTCCAATTCGAGCTCCCGATTCCACGTTAAATAAGTCCAATGTTTCCAGATCGTTGTTAAAGCCACGGAACGTATCTCTCCCGACTACTCCTTGCTCCCCGACGTCCCAGCGAGGCTCCATAAAACGTTACAAGTCGTTGCTGCGACGACCTCCGCATTCACGACTGTGAGGAGGTGGGGAAAACGATCGGACAATTCTGTATTTTGCATGCGTAGCCGAAATACTGCCCAGCTTCCTCGTGTGTACTACCCACTTTCATAGGCTTTTCTTAAACGTAGCGATTCTGGATGGTGTGTTTTCACAGTGCAACATTGCATGGGTGGGCTGGCTGAAGGCGACCGCTGCCTGGACCACTACGTCATCCTActggggtgtgcatgtgtgtgtctctcatagTCAGCCTACTGTTGACAACAATCAAACAAGCAGTGGGCGGTGTAATACAGAATAAAGCTGAATACTTATACGAtatacaaatgtatttgcaGTGATTGTTCTGTCTATAAAACTCGAAAGCATATGAGATCTCATACATTTATGTGTTGTGTTGCATGTAAATAATGAACAACAAACATGCTACTTTACTTTACTAGCATCCAAGTACTGATCTAGGATCGGCCCAACAACCAACCATTATCGTCGTTCTCTCAGAGAGACAACACACCGAACTGACCTGAAACAGGTCAGACACTCACAGGGCTGCGTTTTTTTAGCGCTGCTTTGGTGCCCGACAAACGGCCGTTCCTCCCCTTTTCCAACAACCAGCAACGTTACGTCTCTCTCagtagttagctagttagctaacaaGTTTCAGAAGTAGCTAGGACAGCTACATTAGTTTAACCTACGCCAATTCAGTAAAAGCTATGTTGTAACCTTCCAAGTaagtatgttttgtgtttcGCTTTTTAATGAGGTTCATGTTGCTAGCTAGTTATTTATTGAATGTGGGGACGTGGCTActattagctagctagataattAGGGAGAAAACTACGGGATTTTACAGTCTCAGGTCTCGTACAGttctagctaagctagctaatACTCTACTGTTTTTGCAAGTTCTGTGAGTTGGTCAAATGGTCTGAGAGTCTAGCCAAATGCATACAGTAGATAAGCAAACGATATATTAGCTAAGCTGGTTCAATaaagtttatttgtttgttggtgtgttttAAGTAATTGGCTTCAGTATTCATGTTAGAACTAGCCAGCAATAGTATTTAAAGTGAGTTTGGATTCAgtgtcagctagctagctagcaaacggTAGACTGGAAGTAACTATCTACAGACACCTTAAGTTGTGACGCCTACCGATTTGATCTGTTGAAAAGGTATCTGATATGCAGTCTGAGGAAGTGTCTGAGTGTTTGgttgtgtctggctgtgtgtattATAATGTCAGTTATCGTTaccgagagagaaagatattTAAACGCTGGTGTCACATTTGCCTCCAGAGCACCATAGCCCTCGGCCTCGGGAAATGTGAAGGAGAACGGGTAAGCAGCAGGAGTGACCAGACCTTCCAGTCTCCCAGTAGTAGAGACTTCCTTTGCTAGCCCCAGGAGCTGAAGAGGCAAGCGTAAcgcaggagaggagtggagcacaGTCCGGCTGCAGACATGTCGGAAGGAGATGGAAAACCAACGTCAGAAACCAAGGCAGAGACAATGTCCCCTAGTGCCCCACAGGTTTCCACGGCCACCGTGTCCCCACCTGTGTCCAGTCTACCTCCCGGCCCCCCCACAACCACTGCcacagaggatgaggaggaggagagtgaagacGAGTCTGAGATCCTGGAGGAGAGCCCCTGCGGCCGCTGGCAGAAAcgcagagaggaggtgagagagagagggaggaacagaaagagaatAAGATAGAGGAAACGGGGaggaatgaaaagagagagggatcggTAGACATAATGGTTTATGTCACAGTTTTGTTGACAGATGCTTTGATACTGAAGCCTGGTCTATCCCCCTCATCTGCTCCTTTCataaccctctctcccctcccctgccctccttccCCAGGTAAACCAGCGCAATGTCCCAGGCATTGACAACGCCTACTTGGCCATGGACAcggaggaaggggtggaggtggtctgGAATGAGGTCATGTTCTCAGAGAGGAAGAACTTCAAGCTGCAGGAGGTATGCTTGTTCAGAGGCAGGAACTAGGAATCAGTGCAGACTGGTGAAACAGTGTGGTATTGGCTGTGGTTTGATGTAGATcagaataaaaacaattagcagCAATTAGCAGCAATTAGCAGCAATTAGCAGCAATTAGCAGCAATTAGCAGCATAGACCTCTGGTACAGCATCTCCCTTATCATAGATTATCATCAGAAGATCAAAGAGAAGAAGTGTGTAGTTCTAATAGTGTTGTGGTGGTCAGTGGAGTGAGAGCAGAGCAACATCTCTAAACAGTGTTGTACCCTATTCTTGGTTCATATTTTGTAGGGGGTGTAATTTTTTATATCTGTGTTGTACACGCTTGTGTTTTTCACTTAAAGCACATACAGTCATATTGGTttgtctgctgctgctgttgcataTCTCACCCTAAGGCCACTTTTTGATCttcaaagctgtgtgtgtgtgttttgggatatCTATATTTTGAACTCTACAGTGTTGTCATCATTTTAGCCTCCCATCATGACCTCAGCAGCACCAGGCTGTGGAACCAGTATTCACagtagcacacacatacaaaacaccATGCGGGCTGTAAACAGTTTCACCCTCACTGACAAGCATACACACTGTTCAAGGtggaaactgtgtctgcctggcCTAGTTCATCCTAATGTCTTATGGACATTCCCAGAGTCCTTGTTTCTGACAGCATTAGTCTGTATAGTgttgtaaatgtatatgtatcATGTAacatgcatatgtatgtgtttgtcccGCGCTTCGTCTCTCCAGGAGAAAGTGAAGGCTGTGTTTGACAACTTGATTCACCTGGAGCACCTCAACATTGTCAAGTTCCACAAGTACTGGGCCGACATCAAGGAGACCCGAGTCAGGGTGAGG includes the following:
- the kctd3 gene encoding BTB/POZ domain-containing protein KCTD3 isoform X4, which encodes MATNGNNLASGMGEIIQLNVGGTRFSTSRQTLMWIPDSFFSSLLSGRISTLRDGTGAIFIDRDPSVFAPILNFLRTKELDLRGVNIHILRHEAEFYGITPLVRRLLLCEELDRSSCGSVLFHGYLPPPAIPAPAASGLAPEERPGPSGAEGGFPRSPPHHSLPGPPHTDTPSRLGSVVDPRKVLIIAGHHNWIVAAYAYFVICYRIKESSGWQQVFTSPYLDWTIERIALNAKVVGGPHGDKDKMVAAASESNIILWSIQDGGNGNEIGVFSLGVPVDSLFFIGNQLVATSHTGKVGVWNAVTQHWQVQDVVPITSCDTAGSFLLLGCNNGSIYYIDMQKFPLRMKDNDLLVTELYHDPSNDAITALSVYLTPKTSVSGNWIEIAYGTSSGAVRVIVQHPETVGSGPQLFQTFTVHRSPVTKIMLSEKHLVSVCADNNHVRTWTVTRFRGMISTQPGSTPLASFKILSLEETESHGSYSSGNDVGPFGERDDQQVFIQKVIPITNKLFVRLSSTGKRICEVQSVDGTTISCFTVRECEGSSRMGSRPRCYLFTGHGNGSIQLWDLTTAMDTASRGEERKKDVGGPSEEELLQLLDQCDLSTSRCATPNISPAPSVLHHTRLRESCSSLQLQAQEPILETATYGALRPYRESPLLARARRTESFHSYRDFQSFSLGRGLLEGPSPGPGPAPDARRSLCEFGGEEAERRGSVMELWASRTAYAVAATVTPAAAAATVTPATVVTPEGVPESQRQPPDSPGDVRQRVQSEEEGAGSGGESGAKRKGVLEGGVFSGRKRAPPVPHLSSLSSVGSDGGGSDSSTNASPSPTRLASTSPRHRRFATEPANQDSSL
- the kctd3 gene encoding BTB/POZ domain-containing protein KCTD3 isoform X3, whose protein sequence is MATNGNNLASGMGEIIQLNVGGTRFSTSRQTLMWIPDSFFSSLLSGRISTLRDGTGAIFIDRDPSVFAPILNFLRTKELDLRGVNIHILRHEAEFYGITPLVRRLLLCEELDRSSCGSVLFHGYLPPPAIPAPAASGLAPEERPGPSGAEGGFPRSPPHHSLPGPPHTDTPSRLGSVVDPRKVLIIAGHHNWIVAAYAYFVICYRIKESSGWQQVFTSPYLDWTIERIALNAKVVGGPHGDKDKMVAAASESNIILWSIQDGGNGNEIGVFSLGVPVDSLFFIGNQLVATSHTGKVGVWNAVTQHWQVQDVVPITSCDTAGSFLLLGCNNGSIYYIDMQKFPLRMKDNDLLVTELYHDPSNDAITALSVYLTPKTSVSGNWIEIAYGTSSGAVRVIVQHPETVGSGPQLFQTFTVHRSPVTKIMLSEKHLVSVCADNNHVRTWTVTRFRGMISTQPGSTPLASFKILSLEETESHGSYSSGNDVGPFGERDDQQVFIQKVIPITNKLFVRLSSTGKRICEVQSVDGTTISCFTVRECEGSSRMGSRPRCYLFTGHGNGSIQLWDLTTAMDTASRGEERKKDEVGGPSEEELLQLLDQCDLSTSRCATPNISPAPSVLHHTRLRESCSSLQLQAQEPILETATYGALRPYRESPLLARARRTESFHSYRDFQSFSLGRGLLEGPSPGPGPAPDARRSLCEFGGEEAERRGSVMELWASRTAYAVAATVTPAAAAATVTPATVVTPEGVPESQRQPPDSPGDVRQRVQSEEEGAGSGGESGAKRKGVLEGGVFSGRKRAPPVPHLSSLSSVGSDGGGSDSSTNASPSPTRLASTSPRHRRFATEPANQDSSL